In the genome of Streptomyces aquilus, the window ACATTCACGTCGTAGACCTTGTTGTACGAGTACGCCCGCCCGTCCGCCGTGTGCCGCCCCGCGTACCGCAGCGCCCGCCGGCCGGTGAACCCGGCGCGTGCCTTCGCCGTCGGCGAGCCGCTCGGGCCGCGGTCGACCAGCGAGAGCATGTCCTGCGGGACCGGCCCGGCGCCGCCGCCCGTGGACAGCTGCACGTCGGCGAGCTGGAGGATGCCCTCGGCGCCGTTGTTGGCCGTGATCTCCAGGCGGAAGTGCGCGTACTCCGCCGGCTCCGGGAGGTCGTACGACTTTGTCTCGAACCGTTCGTCGAACGTCTCTCCGGCGCGGGTGTCGAGGGTCTTCCAGTCCTTGCCGTCCGTCGAGCCCTGAAGGGTCCAGTCCCTCGGGTCCCGCTCGGCGTAGTCGTTGGCCGAGGTGAGGGCGTATGTGGCGATGCGGTAGGGCTTGTCGAGGTCGAACTCGGCCCAGCCGGTGGGGGCGAAGGTCAGCCATTTGGTGACCGCCTCGCCGTCGGCGAGGTTCTCCTTCACCTCGCCGCCGCCCGTGTTCTCGGCGCTCGCGCGGACGTCCGTGACGTGGTCGGTGACATTGCCCGGGATGCCGCTGCCGTAGCCGCCGTCGACACCGGAGGCACGCTCCGGGGTGCTCAGCCAGTCCGGTGCGGGGTCGTCCGCCTCGAAGGAGGAGGCGAATGCCCGGTCGGCGGCAGCCGGGGCCTCCGGCAGGGCGGCGGCCTGATGGCCGGCCGCCAGAACGAGAGCCACCGCTGTGACCATGGTCGAACACCGTCTGTGCCGCATGGACCCACACGCTCCCTGCATGTCGTGGACAACGTTGTCGACTTCGATGCGCAAGGATCAGTTGTGGTCCAAGTGGTGAACGATGTCAAGGGTGTTGGGTGTGGCGTTCAGGCGCATAATCGGTGGTTTTTCCATCGCTCGGTGCACAGCCCGCACATATTTCCGGGAGGTCTCAACTCGGAAAAGACCCATGGCCAACCTTGCATTCGATCTTGCTCCGCTGGCGGGAAGTGGACTATACCTGTCGGCACTTCACTGATCCGTGCAACCGCACGTTCGCACTTCCTGCACGACCCAGCGTGACCCGATCGCGGTGCCCGGCGAGGATCCGGTTCACCGCCTGAGTCCTGGAGAAGGCGAGGACTTGAGCATGGGATCCACTTCCGCCGAGAACGACAAAGGCTCCGTCGGCCGCCGTGATCTGATCAAGCGGTCCGCCGCACTCGGTCTGATCACCGTCCCCACGATGAGTTTCCTGTCCGCGTGTGCCAGCGGTGGCGGGGACGACGACTCCGGCAACGACACCCCCAAGGGCAAGACCACCAAGGACAACCCCTTCGGTGCCGAGAAGGGCAGCAAGCTCGACGTCGTCATCTTCAAGGGCGGCTACGGCGACAACTACGCCAAGGTGTGGGAGGCCGACTTCCAGAAGAAGCTCGGCATCACCTCCTCCCACACCGGGACGCAGGAGATCACCGGCAAGCTCCAGCCCCGCTTCAACGCGGGCACCCCGCCGGACATCGTGGACGACTCCGGCGCCCAGCAGATCAAGGTCGACGTCCTCAACAAGAACGGCCAGCTCCTCGACCTCGCCGAGGTGCTGGACGCCCCGTCGGTCGACGACCCCTCCAAGAAGGTCCGCGACACCCTGATCCCCGGCACCCTCGACCCGGGCACGTTCGAGGGCAAGGTCGTCGCCCTCAACTACATCTACACGGTCTGGGGCCTGTGGTACTCGGGCAAGCTCTTCAAGGAGAAGGGCTGGGAGGAGCCCAAGACCTGGGACGACTTCCTCGCCATCTGCACCGACGCCAAGAAGCAGGGCATCGGCGGCCTGGCCCACCAGGGCAAGTACCCGTACTACATCAACGTGGCCATCATGGACCTGATCGCCAAGACCGGTGGTCTGGACGCCATGAAGGCGATCGACAACCTCGACCCCAAGGCCTTCGTCGGCTCCGACGCGGCCCAGGCGGGCGTCGAGGCGATCTACGAGGTCGTGGAGAAGGGCCTGTTGATGCCCGGCACCAACGGCCTGACCCACACCGAGTCGCAGACCCGCTGGAACCAGTACAAGGCCGTGTTCATCACCAGCGGCTCCTGGCTGGAGAACGAGCAGCTCAAGACGACCCCGGCGGACTTCGACATGAAGTTCCTGCCGATGCCGCTGCTGCCCGACAGCAAGCTGCCCTTCGAGGCGATCCGGGCCGGTGCCGGCGAGCCCTTCATCATCCCGAACAAGGCGAAGAACCTCGCCGGGGCCAAGGAGTTCATGCGGCGCATGCTCTCCAAGGAGTGGTCGACGCAGTTCGCCAAGGAGGCCAACTCGCTGACCATCCT includes:
- the ngcE gene encoding N-acetylglucosamine/diacetylchitobiose ABC transporter substrate-binding protein, with translation MGSTSAENDKGSVGRRDLIKRSAALGLITVPTMSFLSACASGGGDDDSGNDTPKGKTTKDNPFGAEKGSKLDVVIFKGGYGDNYAKVWEADFQKKLGITSSHTGTQEITGKLQPRFNAGTPPDIVDDSGAQQIKVDVLNKNGQLLDLAEVLDAPSVDDPSKKVRDTLIPGTLDPGTFEGKVVALNYIYTVWGLWYSGKLFKEKGWEEPKTWDDFLAICTDAKKQGIGGLAHQGKYPYYINVAIMDLIAKTGGLDAMKAIDNLDPKAFVGSDAAQAGVEAIYEVVEKGLLMPGTNGLTHTESQTRWNQYKAVFITSGSWLENEQLKTTPADFDMKFLPMPLLPDSKLPFEAIRAGAGEPFIIPNKAKNLAGAKEFMRRMLSKEWSTQFAKEANSLTILKDGVDSGVQLRPGTQSTVEASKAAGDNTFRYLYVDWYSEMGAAIEAASNELMAKRIQPKEWLKRAQAAVDKQAKDPASKKNHRD